agagattttattttaatcatataaaattggGATGACCACTCAATCATATATGTTATAacttaagaaaaaatatgatggGTCTCTTTTCATATCAATGGCAATACCACTTTTGTTGTATATTTGGACTTCAGCTAGAGATTAAAGGTGTGAGGAttgcaaatatatttgattaGCATTTACAGACCAATaaacattatataattactcaaaattaaatacaaTATTAATACGTAACCCAACCTGAACATGGGTCCCACTAACACAACCCTAGTTCACAAcataaaaactatataaaaattatgcaaAAATTACTTCCCAATAGACAGtttcttaaaatatataaatcattaCTATTATTCCTGAAATAACACTATTCTTCGAATCATATTAATGAtccattttctttatttttttagtttttttcttaaatgTTTTTGAGATTGTTTCTGAAATTCAAATAACGAATGCTAATATAAAACGGTAAactaattatttttttgtcaaCGTTTGCATGTATATAATgaacataattttttaattccttattatttaccttATAATAAATTCCCAAGAAAAATGGTATTGTAGAAATTATCGATAAAACTGTAATTAgtgtattttttgttacTGACCATCGTGGATAACGTGGAATGGGTGGaaatttattacatttattttttaaattgatATAATCCGTTGATAAAGTAGACAATATTTGATCATATGAACTGcctatattattgttataatCATCATTAAgatctttatatttttcaacaAACTCTTTAGCTTTTTCTAAAAAGTTCTTGAAATCTGAGTTTGCATCAATTTTAGTTTGCATTtcacataataattttaatgcATCGTAAAATTTAGATATAATGCTCATATccatattcaaaaaattaattttttgatttataaaacccatataaatattataatcattAACATCAATTTTACTCTTAATATactcattatttttatttacatatttatcataaaaataatttatattgcTCGTTTTTTCTTGTGTTTTTCAGCTTAACATATAACTTAATCATATTATAATGTAATGGGGATatccattttattattattcgaAAGCAAAGAAGAACTCCCAAAGAGTTCATTAAACACAAATAAACATCCAGAATTGTAGTAATCAGGAGCAATATCACAATGATTATCATTACAATAGgttttatatttagaaaCTTCATTAAATTAACACGTTCCGTTATTGTTCAATTCATCGGGAATCCAACCCCTTACAATCTGGAACTTTTTACACTAAGAAAACATTTAAAAcagtataataaaaatatatgttaatgAAACTCTTACAAAACAAAGTctaatgatatatataatacaatatcaaaaatgtaaagaaaattattattattaaaaaattcatatatcACAGCTTTATTCATTGTGATGAGGTTTTATCTTTGATTTGTAAATTGGGTAGAATCATGCtgtttttatatgcatTGCACCAAATGTGTGGCACAAATACATTAATCCTATATATAACAACTGCCTGtgtttaaatatattatatgtttttcaataattaaattaatatagaataataaaatattattaataaagaaaCGTTATATTCCTATTTATAATgcttatataaattacCTTAAATAGAGGGTTgtataatacatttttgattaaatatagatattatgcattttatacaaaaaagtCTATTCTTACTAAAATctgatataattttaaattcattataaaagtatatccatttttataataaagtatatttccttgtatttatttttgaaatagAGAATCTATAACATCTACTTTTTTAGTAGAACTTTTTCTATAACTTAAATACTGCAAAAATAGAAACAATTAAGAAACACATTATtactataattttaaaagtatttaaatagccattttttaaaatatttacacCCTTGTTTCTAATACTATATACCACcgttttattaaaattatagtaTTTTCGAATTGAGTTATGTTATTTACATCTCTATGAAAAttacataaatttatattgtttttaatgAACGTAGATAAATTCATAATCCATTTTAATGAATCTTATGACtttacttttatttctatatacCTCAATTTAGAAATATACCATATTggataattttataatatattttgccATCTTTCCCATTCTTTAAAACAACAATTAGCACTGAATCCGTATTTATAAGCTTAAATAAGCCTTTGAATGTAAATagtttttaaaatcatACTTAgcaaatattaaatattaacacATAAATAACTATTGTGCACATTTTaaagtataatataaaactatGTTTAATTAGGTTTCTATATTCCACTTTAAGAGGATAAATATAAGGTATATTTGctcttttaatatataaatttagataaatatttgttaaatgttttacataattcatttttatattatatattctacTGCTATAGTTATCAATGTATATgtattcatttaatttattaacattctatattttattaattctatgataaaacaatactattttaaattaaaaaaataatgattcATTAAACActgataatataatatatgccaatatagaataataaaaagatatTTAAGACTAATTTTGCCTTTAACTTTTTCTCTATTTATCCAGtttttgtaatataaaATCACATACCCCAAATTGGATCTTTAACAAGAATATAACATTGATACCTTTATAATggattattatatgttattgattttttgtttcaatAATATAACTGTTAATTATAGGAAATATctacttttatattttttttactgaatatgcataaaaaacaattatatgttcatataaaaaGGATTTAGgggaaaattattatattttttaaaaaaactattatGAATTCTTTCAATAATAACTggatttataaaatatatctttttagtcattcattatattagtaattagcgttattattataattatagaAAACTATTATAATGGAAACAAAACGAATCGGTTAAACAGCATAGTTTTATATAGATTattaaaatacatatatttatattataatattatacataaatatattttttgattataCTTATGAGTTTATTTAActataacaataataatagtaataactgaatttacttatttatcatttttatatttatattgaaTTTTAAAGTCAGTGCCATAAACATCTGAACTTtgcttattttataaaaaatataagacattaattaaatttatcattccaaagaatttttttttcttttataaacaaaaaatattaataaaaaaaataaattaataaatggtGCAGGGTTAACCTGTACATggttgtatatatttaataatggAGATTTTCCCCTATAAACGTAATTTATAGATTTTTTAGTCTGTTTTTTGTGTTCAGatgaatttataattatttgcatttgttttttcccATTAGTTGAGtttataactttttttgtCGTTTTATTTCCACcaaacaattttataacCTTTTTCATGTTTTGTTTTCTCTTCAATTCCTTTCTCCATccaaatgaaaaatactaacataaaattatgaaacatatataatattttcgtggaaaaatattttaaaaagtgtatacatcataattttattttatttacctTGTATACAATTAATAAAGTAATGGGAGCTAAAAGAgctataattaaaattccAATTGGTTTGTATTTTTTGAGTATATTAACATCTATTCCTGTTGTTCCATTTTCTTTTACTTCGGTTACTGAATTTTTTAGTTTAATCACTGGTGCTGGCACTGGTTTTTGAGGTTCTTCGCGACTgcttttataatttttgttttcagGTGTGTCCTGAGACGATTTCGTTTCCCTAGTTTGTTCATTTGAACTTGGTGTTAGTGAAATTTGATTCGAATTTTCTTGTGTTGGATTTCTTTGAGTAGAATCTCCTTGAATCGGTGGTGAGTCATCAGATGTGGGTGATTTATCCCCTGTTCCATCTGATCCATGTTTTTTATCACCTGAATCATCAgttatttctatttttttagagTCAAAACTTATATTCtcaataattttattaaaaacattaaTAGATTTATCgaaactattttttataatatctaaagttgtattatatacacCATGGATTTCATTAGagatatttataattttttccttaTATGTTCTAAAAAACTTGAaagtattatttaattggTCCATGCCTTTTAATGTGATCTTAAAAATGTCTGGtctaatattaaaaaacgTCCCTGATGTACTTTTagtttctttttcttctgGAACATTATCTGTGACACCTGGTTCACTACTTGATCCACCTCCCGAATCCTCTGATCCTTCTGAACCTCCACGACTTCCTTGACCACCATCCGGTTCTCCTcctgatatatttttttcattttgtcCACCACCTGTATTTAATGACCTGTTACCTGTATCCCCTTCCCTAACAGTTGAACCTTTTGGCCCATCAACCAATTCATCATTTGAATCTCCTTGATTGGTACCTGAAGTTGAGAGATGATTGTTTGAATCGATTGTATTGCCTGAGGGGCTCTTTTTACTTCCTGTGTTACCCATTGAATctttttgttcatttacTTTAGAGTTTCCTTCGGCTTTATTACCGTCTACTACAATCTTTTTATCTGTATGTGTACCAGTTTCATTGGTAATTATGCTTGGAGAATCTCTAAGTCCCTTCCCTGAACCCTGATCACTTGATTCACCACCATGCTTTATGCTTCCACTACTTGAACTTCCTTTATCAACAATTGTACCTCCTGCATGCCTTTCACTATTGTCTGAAACATTTGGTTTAATTTTAGAAGATTCTTGTCCAATCTTGTGATTTGATTCTTCTGTTGCAGTTTTTTGTAATTCAGTACTTGTTTGTGAAGATAATGAAATTATTGGTAAAACACGTGGTGCTGGTGGTGTTTCAGGTTCATTATCTTTTGGTTGGTATGAAGGCAACGGCGGTGGCGGTGATGGCACTCCTGAAGGTTTTGAAAATGATGCTGGTGAGGGTCGTGAAATACCATTTTGTACAGGTTTTGTAATTGTTGTGCGCGGTTTAGATGGTTGATTTTGTTTAGATGATGGTTTAGGCTTTTGATCTTTTGGAGCATTTGGAGCAGGATCGGGGAATTGTTTCTTAACCTTTGAATTTGCTCTTATACATTCTTCGAACCCAAATCCAGATTTATAGTATTTACCTAGTTCCCTTGTAGGAATAAGATTTTTAACACTAGCATATAGTTGACCACTAATCAAATCACGTCTTCCATTCttagtaatattttttttaaatttttcatattctgtttttaaagtatttaataaataaagatatgAATCACATTCTTTAATGtcattataaatatttttatgaatattataaattttgttataaCTTACAATAATTTGATTAGTGTCGGTAGGATTTCTTGAATATTTCAAAGTGAGATTAcatatttcattaaataaattatataattgacTCATATATTCAATGCTAGCATCCTTCAAATACttgttttttgttattttatcCATATGctcataatttataaacgcgttctttaaataattttcataaaaatggaataaaGTTGAATCATTATAATCGGTTATCTGAGATAATCTATAACTTAGCCACATCATAATGTATCCAACATATTGCTTATTGTTACTTTTAAATTTCATTACCTCTCCAGgaattttgtataattcAGTAAATAAATGCATACACAAAGCGTTCAGTCCATCATAAATGTTCTTacattcatatttttttgattctCTATGATAAGGGCAATACTGAATGTAAGGTccatttttcaaatttattgTATCAAAATCAAGTTTTCCTTCATTAAAAAGATTATTAGCATTTTGAAATATCGTACACTaagaaaatttttataaaatttattaaaataaagtttaataataatatataggaAATATAATGTATGCAGTCTAAagaaaacatttttatttaaaaataatgtatttaCCGTTTCCTTAGGCATTGTAATcgaattttgtttttaatatgcATGCTAAATGACAtcatatcatttttatataaaacttATATACTATACCAAAATAAGTTATACAATTATATTCCTTTCTATATAAAGTTGTTTGTAGttaatcatattattaattttaaattagtATATAATACAGTAGTACATGGGgaataacatatatttatttttatgataatttagataaaccttataatttttgacttttttaaaaatcgTTGATCATACGCACAATATCACTATTtctattaaaatttaatataactACATTACACAATTCTATGTAATATCAGAATAATCATAAATTAAATCCATTTTtacattataatatatagcaTTGTATTtgtatgtttatatatggGAATAAagatgtattatatattagttTTAATAAAGTGGTtccaaaattatataaccgtaaatatataaaaaaataagaatgtattatatctattattcaatataatttattgacattcgttattattttgtaaggaatattatatcttttaGTATTAGTTCTAGTAAATTTAatacacatttttatttaaattataataattaaatattaacttagtattaattatttttctaaatatattacacataatttttatatttttttaatttatccatattaattaaaatcatttttcataatgTGCAATAACTTTGTTTTACCTAATATTCCTTTATACACAAATACATTTAATGAATAATTTCGAGTGTGCATTTTATGCATCTTTacacaatttaaaaaaacaataatacaCATTAATCGAGGTAATTATAAACTTAAATAAACCACAGCGTGTAAATTcgatttataataatagtttgcatatttttattcttttaactattaacaaataagaaaacttataatatatataataaagtaAATTAAATTGTGTTCATACATTTTACTTTAAactaattattttcttaattttataatttattcatGCATTagttaattataaattcatTTGGAAAGTAATATATCATGAGTATGCCTTTTTTTGTGTAAATTTCTGATAATGACctaagaaaatattatatattggaTATTTTCGAAcaagaatatatttaataataggAAAATGGTCATTTTAAGGAAAagcatataattattaatataattattaatatattgcTTGATAGTGTTAATACTAATATCACCACATTAAAGCATActtaaataaatgttattatatttcatatgATTTTGTATGCCCACAATTTAGATTTTTCCACCcgtttaataatatatatactactGTATATCCATGTAATCGAATTAAATAAGCATAATgtatttgttattatttagtagcatattaatatattagtattcTTACTCATACACCATTGTGTATTacaaaaaacatattattacacgcaataaaaatattttaaatatatgtaaaagGTTTCCTTACTTCATCGTTttagaataaaatattttaaaacatatatattctcCTTCATAAAACgaaatatttgtaatacatatttattaatttatatatgtataataacaaaaaatattattagaacATGTAAGCtcaataaatatacttttatataatatctatattatgttgacatattataaaaatattacagTGCCTAGTTATTGATACAGCACTTTGTTCATTTATATCTATAgcttttataataataacataattatatatataacttttaGGAGTTACTAGGAAATTTAATAacgaaatatattataaaacgtatttatatatatgttcattttaactattataaaatgtattGTCTTAGATAAATTATGTTTCGATTTGggtttaattttatattcttcatacaataattaattctttcataattgatatatatataattaaattcaAATCGAAACAAAGCATTaactaataaaatataagttaatattaaatgtgtaacttcgaaaaaaaaagttaattaaatttataattataaataattgttcttttttataaaaaaaaataaaaaaataaaataaataaataaataaatggtACAGGATCGACCTACATAACTTTCGATATCTTTAATAATCCCATTTTCTCATCAACTCAATTTACGACTTTACAATTTCTTCAATTTATAACCCTTTTCACGTTTTTCTATCTCTTTTCATTCTCCACCAGTTTctcatattatatattgtaattatttaaatcagCTTTCTCTTATAGAACCAAATCGATATTGTGGAGTCATCTTTCTATATCGATCCCAATATTCGATCGATTGCCCCATAAACCATTAACCACAAATTAgcaataaaatacaaaaagtGCATATTTCAACACATTTAACATTAAGTTATATTAACACGAAATGAAATTCttataatttatcaaaatatatttctttattcgTTTCTTTTCAGAGTAATATTCATCCTAACTTTTTCTTACATATTTACacttaatataaatattaaaaactaCAACTTATcctatacatatttttaataacttatttcctatatatatttaaaacaattcattaaactaataaatattatcaaattattcaaaattaaatacaaTATAGTACCTAACCCTGACTCACAGaataaaaactatataaaaattatgcaaAAACTCCacattttcaaataaacaCTTTCTTAACATATAGaatcattattaatattccTTAAATAGTCACTCTATTTgaatcatatattaataattcattctcttctgtatattttttattttttctcttaaACATTGTTTTTGAGTTTGTTTCCGAAATCCAAATAATgaatactaatataaaacGTTAAGAAACATACGATTTGTTTGTTAAtgtttgcatatatatagtgaacattatttttaaatttcttattatttaccttATAAGAAAttcctaaaaaaaatgctatTGCACCAAATATCGATAAAActgtaaataatttgtttccTATCGACGAATTTGATGATGTAACTTCAGATGTTTGTGCAGAGTTTTGTTCAGGATTTTTTATAGTAATTTGCTGTGTTTTTATCTCTGGAAGGGGTGGAAAATTGCTATCTTTAGCTTCTTTacatgtattttttaaattattataatcatctgataaaacataaaatattttattatgtgGAGCAccattattatatctatTGTTTAGTTCTGTATATTTCTCAACAAAACTAGTAGCATTATTTAACAGTATATCGCCTGTTTGATTCCTTGCAACTTTATCATGCATAttacataataatttaaatgcatcataaaatttagaCATATCttcaatattaatattcagaaaatcattttgtttatctATGAATTCCTCAAGATCTGAAATTCTATAGGCATCAGTTATAaatctattatatttatcactattttttacatgttcattataaaaatcgTTTATTTTGGTGAAATTTTTGTCTATGATTTGCTTTAATTTGTAACTTAACCATGAATtcatatatagaaaaaaagatggattagtattattttcattatagcTTCTATCATTGGATATAGAATAGCAGTGTTCAAGTAACCATAAAAATCCAGCCGTAATTATATCGAGATTATTATTgcattcatttttttttgaatcaTTCTCAGGGCAGTATTGCATAAAATCCGAATTATCATCAAACTTAAGTTTTGCAGTATCGGTTAATTTGTCGGGTATATAATTCCTCAAAACACTAAATTTTAAACACTAAGaaatcatttaaaaaaaagataaaaatatgtattaagaaaattatattaaaataaaacttaaTGAAGTTTATaggaaatataatataaaaaaatgtatatactAGATCATCATTCATTATGAtggaatataatttataatctCTAGGTTAAGGGGgtatcatattatttatataaatatatattaaaataggTAATACAATTATTTAACCCTATATACAGCAATTATCTGTAGATaaaagtatttttattattattaatttcaatttaaaattaatatgtaataataatataatattattactaaaagaatattatatttttgtttatggCAATTAGATAAATTACATTATTTTGGGGGTTGTTTAaacatttattatcatatgtatatataatacaattatGCATAAATTGTTATCCTTAATAACATTCATATgagaattattataaaaatttaagtaacattgtaataaattaaaaatatatcatctTATGCATATGCtttaatatagaaaatgaaCGAAGTCATatcttttgttttaataaatgattCCCCAAAACtaatatattgtataaatctaaaaaataaaaaattatattattactataatCCTTAAAAGTGTATAAatagttatttttaaaaatatattaaatatttatatacatgtttcttataatatagttttttctaaaattataaaatttacaaaataattttcattgttcccttttttaattgcatatacataattttaatattatttttatttaatataaataaattcataattaattttaataaatccAGTAaccttatttttattcctaTATAATTCAATTTAGAAACATACCTTATTGGGtaatttgataatatattttgcacATCTTTTCCACGGTTTAAAACGATAATTGCACTGAAACCGTATTTATTATGCTATTTATAAGCTTAAATAAGTATTTTAATGcgtattattttaaaaataatacttagtaaatattaaatatataacacataaataagtattgatgcaaattataaaatataatagaaatatatgtgtattaGGTTGGTATATTGCACTTTGAGAGGAGAGATAAGGGAAGTATGCTTTTTTAAGACAAGGCTGTAGTCATAAAATTTACCTGTTCTACATAGTTTAATTATGCCTTATATTTTCTACCACTAAAACGTTCAATTAGCGtatacattaaaaataacttagaattattacttttctaaatatatagtttgcttttatattttataataaactatatttagttctatgatgaaaaactatagaattattaatattattttgcttGGTAGTGTTAATTCTAATATTATCACATTAAAGCTTActtaaataaatgttataatatttcatttgatGTTTTGTGCATACAATTCTATTCTTATTACaagtttaataatatatataatgaatttataCCCACGTAGTGTATCAAAttaacataatatatttggtCGTATTTAATACGTTTATCTATTGTTGTTTCTATTATTACTGTTACTGTTATACCAATGTATAGTACAATGAAATAGTTAATGCACTCAAGggaaataatttaaatcaaTTAGTAATTTTCATTGTTTCGTTGTTTTATAGTATAACCTTTtaggatatatatattatttcgtAGTAACAATATACTTAAATTATAGATTTAgagtttttatatatataataacctaataaaaatattattagttcaaattaaattaattattacataccttttctatatactttggattaatatataattatatatgtttcaCAAATTTAACATATTCCAGTTTTAATCATTgatacaatattatatatattagaacAATAACGCTATTCAATCTaccatattatttataattattagaACAAACAAtaacattaaattttattatatacttatattttattttttaactatttaaaaatataatttatttatgattaaaaactataatgtttaaaaatgaatagtGATTAATCTAATATTATACCTTTATAGTAAATAAacttatgtatataaaactatttatatcaatGTAAATTAGAACATTAACATAAATGCTAAgtatttaaatgaaaaaagtaagtattatatatatttataatttataaatttattatatatatatttatagtgtattttttatgtattactaaaaatgttagaagcataataatattttatagataATGTTGTGTTATCGAATCTTGATCGATATATTATgaatctat
Above is a window of Plasmodium berghei ANKA genome assembly, chromosome: 4 DNA encoding:
- a CDS encoding BIR protein, encoding MPKETCTIFQNANNLFNEGKLDFDTINLKNGPYIQYCPYHRESKKYECKNIYDGLNALCMHLFTELYKIPGEVMKFKSNNKQYVGYIMMWLSYRLSQITDYNDSTLFHFYENYLKNAFINYEHMDKITKNKYLKDASIEYMSQLYNLFNEICNLTLKYSRNPTDTNQIIVSYNKIYNIHKNIYNDIKECDSYLYLLNTLKTEYEKFKKNITKNGRRDLISGQLYASVKNLIPTRELGKYYKSGFGFEECIRANSKVKKQFPDPAPNAPKDQKPKPSSKQNQPSKPRTTITKPVQNGISRPSPASFSKPSGVPSPPPPLPSYQPKDNEPETPPAPRVLPIISLSSQTSTELQKTATEESNHKIGQESSKIKPNVSDNSERHAGGTIVDKGSSSSGSIKHGGESSDQGSGKGLRDSPSIITNETGTHTDKKIVVDGNKAEGNSKVNEQKDSMGNTGSKKSPSGNTIDSNNHLSTSGTNQGDSNDELVDGPKGSTVREGDTGNRSLNTGGGQNEKNISGGEPDGGQGSRGGSEGSEDSGGGSSSEPGVTDNVPEEKETKSTSGTFFNIRPDIFKITLKGMDQLNNTFKFFRTYKEKIINISNEIHGVYNTTLDIIKNSFDKSINVFNKIIENISFDSKKIEITDDSGDKKHGSDGTGDKSPTSDDSPPIQGDSTQRNPTQENSNQISLTPSSNEQTRETKSSQDTPENKNYKSSREEPQKPVPAPVIKLKNSVTEVKENGTTGIDVNILKKYKPIGILIIALLAPITLLIVYKYFSFGWRKELKRKQNMKKVIKLFGGNKTTKKVINSTNGKKQMQIIINSSEHKKQTKKSINYVYRGKSPLLNIYNHVQVNPAPFINLFFLLIFFVYKRKKNSLE
- a CDS encoding BIR protein; this encodes MNDDLCLKFSVLRNYIPDKLTDTAKLKFDDNSDFMQYCPENDSKKNECNNNLDIITAGFLWLLEHCYSISNDRSYNENNTNPSFFLYMNSWLSYKLKQIIDKNFTKINDFYNEHVKNSDKYNRFITDAYRISDLEEFIDKQNDFLNINIEDMSKFYDAFKLLCNMHDKVARNQTGDILLNNATSFVEKYTELNNRYNNGAPHNKIFYVLSDDYNNLKNTCKEAKDSNFPPLPEIKTQQITIKNPEQNSAQTSEVTSSNSSIGNKLFTVLSIFGAIAFFLGISYKYSLFGFRKQTQKQCLREKIKNIQKRMNY